The Alistipes finegoldii DSM 17242 DNA segment TATTCGACAGGGTAGTCGCTCTCGCCGAAGAATTCCCGGAGGCTGATGCCGTAGAAGCGGCAGAGTATTGTCAGTGAGATAAGGGTAGGAAATTTTGATCCGCTTTCAAAATGGAAAATATCCAGACCGGTATTTTCTATAACGTATTCCTGGGAATAATTATGATCGCGGCGCAACTGTTTCATTCGCGAAATGACATATTGAGCCAATTTTTCGTCCGTTCGTTTTGGTTTCATCTGCTTCATTTATACAAATGAAAGGATCAATCTAATTTTCTGCTCTGTCTATTTGTTCAGAATGAAAATTTTACTATCTTTGTGAGTGCAAACAGAAACTCCGAATACAGAAATTATGCTAACTTTGCGAAACGATACGGCTCCGCCGTAACGACA contains these protein-coding regions:
- a CDS encoding helix-turn-helix domain-containing protein, giving the protein MKPKRTDEKLAQYVISRMKQLRRDHNYSQEYVIENTGLDIFHFESGSKFPTLISLTILCRFYGISLREFFGESDYPVE